In a single window of the Streptomyces sp. NBC_00285 genome:
- a CDS encoding NPP1 family protein produces the protein MFKALKGTRKSRLGRAALVAGSVAALTVGLTGSANAGVLNPLPWTGSTFQNKYMPYFDYDSDSCFPAAAVDANGNVNGGLKNSGSITGGCRSDHLGKANTYAQSLCRNGWCAYAYTLYFEKDQTLNGADAFGHRHDWESAVVFQKQGDEKPSYLAASRHGGYSTHPISEVPMNGNHVEIVYHKDGASTHAFRFAKWGETPEAWGNGSWDTPALVDFSGLNSTLQGKLNNTDWGHANFQIGKNFLSNINKARPSAVPAF, from the coding sequence ATGTTCAAGGCACTCAAGGGCACCCGAAAGTCCCGTCTCGGCCGGGCCGCTCTCGTCGCCGGCAGCGTCGCCGCCCTCACCGTCGGCCTCACCGGCAGCGCGAACGCCGGCGTCCTGAACCCGCTCCCGTGGACCGGCAGCACGTTCCAGAACAAGTACATGCCGTACTTCGACTACGACTCGGACAGCTGCTTCCCGGCGGCGGCCGTCGATGCGAACGGCAACGTCAACGGCGGTCTCAAGAACAGTGGGTCGATCACCGGTGGCTGCCGCTCCGATCACCTCGGCAAGGCCAACACGTACGCGCAGTCGCTGTGCAGGAACGGCTGGTGCGCGTACGCGTACACGCTGTACTTCGAGAAGGACCAGACTCTCAACGGCGCCGACGCCTTCGGCCACCGCCACGACTGGGAGTCCGCCGTGGTCTTCCAGAAGCAGGGCGACGAGAAGCCCAGCTACCTCGCCGCGTCCCGGCACGGCGGCTACAGCACCCACCCGATCAGCGAGGTGCCGATGAACGGCAACCACGTCGAGATCGTCTACCACAAGGACGGTGCGAGCACCCACGCGTTCCGCTTCGCCAAGTGGGGCGAGACCCCGGAGGCCTGGGGCAACGGCTCCTGGGACACCCCCGCGCTGGTCGACTTCAGCGGGCTGAACAGCACCCTGCAGGGCAAGCTGAACAACACCGACTGGGGCCACGCCAACTTCCAGATCGGGAAGAACTTCCTCAGCAACATCAACAAGGCCCGGCCTTCCGCGGTCCCCGCGTTCTGA
- a CDS encoding alpha/beta fold hydrolase, translating into MTAIPLVLVHGHPFDHTMWHPQIEAFAASRQVIAPDLRGYGSTPLTSPVTEFGQFARDIEALLDELGVAQCVLAGLSMGGQIAMDCYGRFPGRIRGLVLADTFPAVETPEGVRSRHAMADRLLHEGMRGYADEVLEKMVAPYASPEVKAHVHRMMTATRPESAAAALRARAARPDYRDLLTRVTVPALVAVGADDTYTPVSDAEAMHAALPESELHVFEGAAHLPNLERPAEFNTVLGEFLAKADARS; encoded by the coding sequence ATGACGGCGATCCCACTGGTCCTGGTCCACGGCCACCCCTTCGACCACACGATGTGGCACCCGCAGATCGAGGCGTTCGCCGCCTCCCGCCAGGTGATCGCCCCCGACCTGCGCGGCTACGGAAGCACACCGCTCACCTCCCCCGTCACGGAGTTCGGGCAGTTCGCCCGGGACATCGAGGCGCTGCTGGACGAACTCGGCGTCGCGCAGTGCGTACTGGCGGGCCTGTCCATGGGCGGCCAGATCGCCATGGACTGCTACGGGCGCTTCCCCGGCCGGATCCGGGGCCTGGTCCTCGCCGACACGTTCCCGGCGGTGGAGACCCCCGAGGGCGTGCGGTCCCGGCACGCCATGGCGGACCGGCTGCTGCACGAGGGCATGCGCGGGTACGCCGACGAGGTGCTGGAGAAGATGGTCGCGCCGTACGCCTCCCCCGAGGTCAAGGCGCACGTCCACCGCATGATGACGGCCACCCGCCCCGAGTCCGCCGCGGCGGCCCTGCGCGCCCGGGCCGCCCGCCCCGACTACCGCGACCTGCTGACCCGCGTCACGGTTCCGGCGCTGGTGGCCGTGGGAGCCGACGACACCTACACGCCGGTCTCCGACGCGGAGGCCATGCACGCGGCGCTCCCGGAGTCGGAACTGCACGTGTTCGAGGGGGCTGCGCACCTGCCGAACCTGGAACGGCCGGCAGAGTTCAACACGGTCCTCGGGGAGTTCCTGGCGAAGGCCGACGCCCGCTCGTAG
- a CDS encoding VWA domain-containing protein: MGILTLLRNAFGGRSSKGAATEAEGAETTPSQETEPKLPSPAAEPTPPTATAPEPTPAPAPAKTTVPEPRSAKPSTSISTDSEHDLVSAAFDNVAVPKQTSSTETPTATEPTATPEAPAAEPAAAEAAAEEAAAEAPVADKPAADEPVAEAAVEEPVAEEPTPVAEAAPEAEPEQAPEPVAEAAPEAEPEHAPEPELTVESEQAPEPEAVTEAPPKPEATVEPEPEPTPAPEPVAEATPEPQAEAEPVAETAPEAEPEPETAVDPEPEVEPEPATASEPSAPAPTAADNVLAAADGEDAPQGTPADESEPLTGDAGGNGKAVPATLRTAYDAAATTLTAHKLTGTTATTYLVLDRSASMRPYYKDGSAQALGEQTLALAAHLDPGSKVQVVFFSTELDGTGELTLADHENKIDELHAGLGRMGRTSYHAAVEEVLAHHTKESPDTPALVVFQTDGAPDAKTPATQALTEAAKTHPTVFFSFVAFGDPENKAFDYLRKLKLANTSHFLAGETPKELTDTEIYEGILANWRP, encoded by the coding sequence ATGGGCATTCTCACTCTCCTGCGGAACGCGTTCGGCGGCCGATCGAGCAAGGGCGCTGCCACCGAGGCAGAGGGTGCGGAGACGACTCCTTCGCAGGAGACGGAACCGAAGCTCCCGTCCCCGGCGGCCGAGCCGACTCCGCCCACAGCCACGGCCCCGGAGCCGACTCCGGCACCGGCTCCTGCGAAGACCACGGTCCCCGAGCCGCGCTCCGCCAAGCCGTCCACTTCCATTTCCACCGATTCCGAACACGATCTGGTCTCGGCCGCCTTCGACAACGTGGCGGTCCCGAAGCAGACGTCCTCGACAGAGACACCGACCGCAACGGAGCCGACGGCAACACCCGAGGCACCCGCGGCGGAGCCGGCGGCGGCGGAAGCGGCCGCCGAGGAGGCCGCTGCCGAAGCACCGGTGGCCGATAAGCCGGCCGCGGATGAGCCCGTGGCTGAGGCGGCCGTAGAGGAGCCGGTGGCTGAAGAGCCGACGCCGGTCGCAGAGGCCGCTCCGGAGGCGGAACCGGAGCAGGCGCCCGAGCCGGTCGCAGAGGCCGCGCCTGAGGCGGAACCGGAGCACGCGCCCGAGCCGGAGCTTACGGTCGAGTCCGAGCAGGCGCCCGAGCCGGAAGCGGTGACCGAGGCTCCTCCCAAGCCGGAAGCAACCGTCGAGCCGGAGCCCGAGCCGACCCCCGCTCCCGAGCCGGTCGCTGAGGCCACCCCCGAGCCGCAAGCCGAGGCGGAACCGGTCGCCGAGACCGCTCCCGAGGCGGAGCCGGAGCCCGAGACCGCCGTAGACCCCGAGCCGGAGGTGGAGCCGGAACCGGCCACCGCATCCGAGCCCTCGGCCCCCGCCCCCACCGCAGCGGACAACGTGCTCGCGGCAGCAGACGGCGAGGACGCCCCGCAGGGGACACCCGCGGACGAGAGCGAGCCCCTCACGGGCGATGCCGGTGGGAACGGAAAGGCCGTACCCGCCACCCTCCGCACCGCCTACGACGCCGCTGCCACCACTCTCACCGCCCACAAGCTCACCGGCACCACCGCCACCACCTACCTGGTCCTGGACCGTTCCGCGAGCATGCGCCCGTACTACAAGGACGGTTCCGCCCAGGCCCTCGGTGAGCAGACCCTCGCCCTCGCCGCGCACCTGGACCCCGGGTCCAAGGTCCAGGTCGTGTTCTTCTCGACCGAACTCGACGGCACCGGTGAGCTCACCCTCGCCGACCACGAGAACAAGATCGACGAACTCCACGCAGGCCTCGGCCGCATGGGCCGTACCAGCTACCACGCGGCCGTCGAAGAGGTCCTCGCGCACCACACCAAGGAGTCCCCGGACACCCCCGCCCTGGTCGTCTTCCAGACGGACGGCGCCCCGGACGCGAAGACCCCCGCCACCCAGGCCCTCACCGAGGCGGCGAAGACCCACCCGACCGTCTTCTTCTCCTTCGTGGCCTTCGGCGACCCGGAGAACAAGGCCTTCGACTACCTCCGCAAGCTCAAGCTCGCGAACACGTCCCACTTCCTCGCCGGCGAGACCCCGAAGGAACTCACCGACACGGAGATCTACGAGGGCATCCTGGCGAACTGGCGCCCCTGA
- a CDS encoding endonuclease/exonuclease/phosphatase family protein: MTRRRLGIWTAALLFAAVSTVVGCRLADTDGITPVPQLLAFLPWLLAPAALGLALALLTRWWPGTLWAAVVLGLLAWCIAPYGTGREPDGRALASFRVLTSNVEFGRATDALVTAVRREKPDVVFVEECEYGCSATLRGSLSAGYPYRRSVEGSGSTGSVVLSRFPLKPTAGIPGSTMGMPGAVADVRGHTVRLQLAHPMPPLPGQLDLWRSELGRLRHFAAAVDKAPTVLAGDFNASQDHAAFRAILDTGLRDAARLAGSDRTPTWPARTAPAIGAQIDHVLVSADFSASDAHFLDLADTDHRALLVDVTLHGSG, from the coding sequence GTGACCCGACGGCGCCTCGGCATCTGGACCGCAGCCCTGCTCTTCGCCGCCGTGAGCACGGTCGTCGGATGCCGGCTGGCCGACACGGACGGCATCACCCCCGTCCCCCAGCTCCTCGCCTTCCTCCCGTGGCTGCTGGCGCCCGCCGCGCTGGGCCTGGCCCTCGCACTCCTCACCCGGTGGTGGCCCGGGACGCTCTGGGCGGCCGTGGTCCTCGGACTGCTGGCATGGTGCATCGCGCCGTACGGAACGGGCCGCGAACCGGACGGCCGGGCGCTCGCCTCCTTCCGCGTCCTCACCTCGAACGTCGAGTTCGGACGGGCCACCGACGCCCTCGTCACCGCCGTGCGCCGCGAGAAACCGGACGTCGTGTTCGTGGAGGAGTGCGAGTACGGCTGCTCGGCGACCCTGCGCGGATCCCTGTCCGCGGGCTATCCGTACCGGCGGTCCGTGGAGGGGAGCGGCTCGACGGGGTCCGTCGTCCTCAGCCGCTTCCCGCTGAAGCCCACCGCCGGGATCCCGGGCAGCACCATGGGCATGCCCGGTGCCGTCGCCGATGTGCGCGGGCACACCGTACGGCTGCAGCTCGCTCACCCGATGCCCCCGCTGCCCGGCCAACTGGACCTATGGCGGAGCGAGTTGGGGCGACTCCGGCACTTCGCGGCTGCCGTGGACAAGGCGCCCACCGTCCTGGCCGGCGACTTCAACGCCTCCCAGGACCACGCGGCCTTCCGCGCGATCCTCGACACCGGCCTGCGCGACGCGGCCCGCCTCGCCGGCTCCGACCGCACACCGACCTGGCCCGCCCGCACGGCCCCGGCGATCGGCGCGCAGATCGACCACGTACTGGTGTCGGCGGACTTCTCGGCGAGCGACGCCCACTTCCTGGACCTGGCCGACACCGACCACCGCGCCCTCCTCGTCGACGTCACGCTGCACGGGAGCGGATGA
- a CDS encoding aminotransferase-like domain-containing protein yields the protein MHDYRRIADRIAADITAGRLRPGERLPPQRKFARRHGIAVSTAERAYGELVRRGLVVGEVGRGTFVRTAPPVRPGRGLIEDAGAAVNLELNYPSVEGQSELLAAALAPLLRPDVLTEALRPAAATGTPAAREATAALLTTPGWRPGVDTILFTGNARQAVAAALASLVRPGGRVGVEELTYPVVREIAHRLGVTLVPLATDEDGLRPDAVVAAHRAAPLSALYVQPTLHNPTSVTTSPERRRQLAHTVSDLDLPVVEDRIWSFLAETDDPLAAHAPALTHVVDGLSKRVAPGLTVGFLVVPASRVQAVADAVRSGGWGAGRFALEAATGWMADGSVARLVGAKRADAARRQRVLAKCLDGFAVRSDPRAYYAWWELPAPWRAETFTAAAAALGIAVSPGPSFAVGPGRTPDAVRLGLASAPLADLERALRTLAEVASRGAGQPSGPS from the coding sequence GTGCACGACTACCGGCGCATCGCCGACCGCATAGCCGCCGACATCACCGCCGGCCGGCTCCGCCCCGGCGAACGCCTGCCCCCGCAGCGGAAGTTCGCCCGCCGGCACGGGATCGCCGTGTCGACGGCGGAGCGGGCCTACGGCGAACTCGTGCGGCGGGGACTGGTCGTCGGCGAGGTCGGACGCGGCACCTTCGTCCGCACGGCGCCACCCGTACGGCCCGGCAGGGGGCTCATCGAGGATGCGGGGGCGGCCGTCAACCTGGAGCTCAACTACCCGTCCGTGGAAGGCCAGTCCGAGCTTCTCGCCGCCGCGCTCGCGCCCCTGCTGCGCCCCGACGTGCTGACGGAGGCCCTACGCCCGGCCGCCGCCACCGGCACGCCGGCCGCACGCGAGGCCACAGCCGCACTGCTCACCACCCCCGGCTGGCGCCCCGGCGTGGACACGATCCTCTTCACCGGCAACGCCCGCCAGGCCGTCGCCGCCGCCCTCGCCTCCCTGGTCCGGCCGGGCGGCCGGGTCGGGGTCGAGGAGCTGACGTATCCCGTGGTCAGGGAGATCGCGCACCGGCTCGGCGTCACGCTGGTGCCGCTGGCCACGGACGAGGACGGACTGCGCCCGGACGCGGTCGTGGCCGCCCACCGCGCGGCTCCCCTGTCGGCGCTCTATGTCCAGCCGACCCTGCACAATCCGACCTCGGTGACGACGAGCCCCGAGCGCAGGCGTCAACTCGCCCACACCGTGAGCGACTTGGACCTGCCCGTCGTGGAGGACCGCATCTGGTCGTTCCTCGCGGAGACCGACGACCCGCTCGCGGCCCACGCCCCCGCGCTCACCCATGTCGTCGACGGCCTCTCCAAGCGGGTCGCGCCCGGCCTCACCGTCGGCTTCCTCGTCGTACCGGCGTCACGCGTGCAGGCGGTGGCGGACGCGGTCCGTTCCGGCGGGTGGGGGGCGGGCCGGTTCGCGCTGGAGGCGGCGACGGGGTGGATGGCCGACGGGAGTGTGGCGCGTCTTGTCGGGGCGAAGCGGGCCGACGCGGCGCGCAGACAGCGGGTGCTGGCGAAGTGCCTGGACGGGTTCGCCGTACGGTCCGATCCGCGCGCCTACTACGCCTGGTGGGAGCTCCCGGCCCCCTGGCGGGCGGAGACCTTCACGGCCGCCGCTGCGGCGCTCGGCATCGCGGTCTCGCCGGGCCCGTCCTTCGCCGTCGGCCCGGGCCGCACCCCGGACGCGGTACGGCTCGGGCTGGCGTCGGCTCCCCTGGCGGACCTGGAGCGGGCGCTGCGCACGCTTGCCGAGGTCGCCTCGCGAGGCGCGGGTCAGCCCAGCGGGCCGTCGTAG
- a CDS encoding amidohydrolase, with protein sequence MTSAAARTALDLTADLPVPALEDFYRDLHRHPELSFQEHRTAARLAERLKAAGFDTAEGIGGTGVAGLLRNGDGPTVLLRADMDALPVQEQTGLPYASGTPGVMHACGHDLHVTWLAGAAKALADGRDTWSGTLLLVGQPAEEAGGGAAAMVADGLYDRFPRPDVLLGQHVTPGPAGLYAHVPGLIMSATTDVEIVVHGRGGHGSRPETTVDPVVTAAYIVTRLQTVVSREIRPSDPAVLTVGRIEAGTAANIIPATARISLNLRTQSEAVRGRMLAAIRRIAEGECLAAGCPREPEVTTGGTFPLTVNDPETDHRVAAVHREVFGTGTVFDSGPAMASEDFSLLAVGEIPYSYWFVTSTPADVWEAAPGADLMEKFDAVPSNHSPQFAPDLSTLAPGVRTLVSGALAMLG encoded by the coding sequence ATGACCTCTGCCGCCGCCCGCACCGCCCTGGATCTCACCGCGGACCTCCCGGTCCCCGCCCTGGAGGACTTCTACCGGGACCTGCACCGCCACCCCGAACTGTCGTTCCAGGAACATCGCACCGCCGCCCGGCTCGCGGAGCGCCTGAAGGCGGCCGGCTTCGACACCGCGGAGGGCATCGGCGGCACCGGCGTCGCGGGCCTCCTGCGCAACGGCGACGGACCCACGGTCCTGCTCCGCGCCGACATGGACGCCCTGCCGGTCCAGGAACAGACCGGACTGCCGTACGCGTCCGGGACGCCCGGGGTCATGCACGCCTGCGGGCACGACCTGCACGTGACCTGGCTGGCGGGCGCGGCGAAGGCGCTCGCGGACGGACGGGACACCTGGTCCGGGACGCTGCTCCTGGTCGGCCAGCCCGCCGAGGAGGCCGGCGGCGGGGCCGCCGCGATGGTCGCGGACGGGCTCTACGACCGTTTCCCCCGCCCGGACGTGCTGCTCGGCCAGCATGTGACACCGGGCCCGGCGGGCCTGTACGCGCACGTGCCGGGACTGATCATGTCGGCGACGACGGACGTCGAGATCGTGGTGCACGGCCGGGGCGGCCACGGCTCGCGCCCCGAGACGACGGTCGACCCGGTCGTCACGGCCGCCTACATCGTCACGCGCCTCCAGACGGTCGTCAGCCGGGAGATCAGGCCCAGCGATCCTGCCGTCCTGACCGTGGGCCGCATCGAGGCGGGCACGGCGGCGAACATCATCCCCGCCACCGCGCGCATCTCCCTGAACCTGCGCACCCAGTCGGAGGCGGTCCGAGGCCGGATGCTCGCCGCGATCCGCCGGATCGCCGAGGGGGAGTGCCTTGCGGCGGGCTGCCCGCGCGAGCCTGAGGTGACGACGGGCGGCACGTTCCCGCTCACCGTCAACGACCCGGAGACCGACCACCGGGTCGCCGCCGTGCACCGCGAGGTCTTCGGCACCGGCACCGTCTTCGACTCCGGCCCGGCGATGGCCAGCGAGGACTTCTCCCTGCTCGCGGTCGGCGAAATCCCTTACTCCTACTGGTTCGTGACCTCCACCCCGGCCGACGTCTGGGAGGCCGCGCCGGGCGCGGACCTGATGGAGAAGTTCGACGCCGTCCCCAGCAACCACAGCCCGCAGTTCGCCCCCGACCTGTCGACACTCGCCCCGGGGGTGCGCACCCTCGTCTCGGGCGCGCTGGCGATGCTCGGTTAG
- a CDS encoding FUSC family protein: MSRIGLTPPDWLVRNLQSQQAPVNRPAVARAALAMTLPLAIGLSVDQPAYGALASMGALSGVIGDTADAYRMRILNIAIPQLFGAIGVTLGSLVYGHGWLAVIAVTCVALVSGMISTIGAVASVSGLLLLLNSVVGAGLPMPGDWWLAPLLMTGSGLLVLLLALLAWPLRSGVPERAAVARTYRTVADLMEACGHSRYDEARHAVTQSLNQSYDLVLARRARHHGRSPELTRLLAQLNAITPVVEAAPAVRLSGTALAPEIPEAVRGLARTVETGRPGPTDLSLPVPLTETARAVDHALRHAAEVVAVPDVDPHGIDDRLGRPAALGVRAARAARNVALSAGSWRYGLRLALCIGLAQALVSIIPVPRSYWVALTITFVLKPDFGSVFSRALLRALGTVAGLVVAAAVLSQVARGWWDVPVMLLLAPLIPALTPRGYGYQTAAITPVILLLSDVLNHQGTALLMPRLLDSLMGCGIALVAGYLLWPESWHTRVGDRLADAVADTAAYVESAFGPSVEPAARARARRRLYRDLSTVRTEFQRALTEPPPTGRRAAAWWPLVVAVERIVDATTAARVRVRHGAAPPSPPEVDQVALQLRELADGLRKAETLYAVRTDLTGPAGSVLEPLRQEVATARAITASP; the protein is encoded by the coding sequence ATGTCCCGCATCGGCCTCACCCCGCCCGACTGGCTGGTCCGGAACCTCCAGTCCCAGCAGGCACCCGTCAACCGGCCCGCCGTGGCCCGCGCCGCCCTCGCGATGACCCTCCCGCTGGCGATCGGACTCTCCGTCGACCAGCCCGCGTACGGCGCCCTCGCCTCCATGGGCGCCCTGTCCGGCGTCATCGGCGACACCGCCGACGCCTACCGCATGCGGATCCTCAACATCGCGATCCCCCAGCTGTTCGGCGCGATCGGCGTGACCCTCGGCTCGCTGGTGTACGGCCACGGTTGGCTCGCGGTCATCGCCGTCACCTGCGTCGCCCTGGTCTCCGGGATGATCTCGACGATCGGCGCGGTCGCCTCGGTCTCAGGCCTGCTGCTCCTGCTGAACTCCGTGGTGGGCGCGGGCCTGCCGATGCCGGGCGACTGGTGGCTGGCCCCGCTGCTGATGACGGGCAGCGGCCTGCTGGTCCTGCTGCTTGCGTTGCTGGCGTGGCCGCTCAGGTCCGGAGTGCCGGAACGGGCGGCTGTCGCGCGCACCTACCGGACGGTGGCCGACCTGATGGAGGCCTGCGGGCACTCGCGCTACGACGAGGCACGGCACGCCGTCACCCAGTCCCTGAACCAGTCGTACGACCTCGTCCTCGCCCGACGCGCCCGCCACCACGGCCGCAGCCCCGAACTGACCAGGCTGCTCGCCCAGTTGAACGCGATCACCCCGGTCGTGGAGGCGGCCCCCGCGGTCCGCCTGTCCGGCACGGCGCTGGCCCCGGAGATCCCGGAAGCGGTCCGCGGGCTCGCCAGGACGGTGGAGACGGGCCGGCCGGGCCCGACGGACCTGAGCCTCCCGGTTCCCCTGACGGAGACCGCGCGGGCCGTCGACCACGCGCTGCGGCACGCCGCCGAGGTCGTCGCCGTACCGGATGTGGACCCCCACGGCATCGACGACCGCCTGGGCCGCCCGGCCGCACTCGGCGTACGAGCCGCCCGCGCCGCCCGCAACGTGGCCCTGTCGGCGGGGTCCTGGCGCTACGGCCTGCGTCTGGCCCTGTGCATCGGACTGGCCCAGGCACTGGTCTCGATCATCCCCGTCCCCCGCTCCTACTGGGTGGCGCTGACCATCACCTTCGTCCTCAAGCCGGACTTCGGCTCGGTGTTCTCCCGGGCGCTGCTTCGGGCACTGGGCACGGTCGCCGGGCTGGTGGTCGCGGCGGCGGTCCTCTCACAGGTGGCGCGCGGCTGGTGGGACGTACCGGTGATGCTCCTGCTGGCCCCGCTGATCCCGGCGCTCACCCCGCGGGGCTACGGCTACCAGACGGCGGCGATCACTCCGGTGATCCTCCTGCTGTCGGACGTCCTGAACCACCAGGGCACGGCCCTGCTCATGCCCCGGCTGCTGGACTCCCTGATGGGCTGTGGCATCGCCCTGGTCGCCGGTTATCTGCTGTGGCCGGAGAGCTGGCACACCCGCGTGGGCGACCGCCTGGCGGACGCGGTGGCGGACACGGCGGCCTATGTGGAGTCCGCGTTCGGGCCCTCCGTCGAACCGGCGGCCCGCGCCCGCGCACGCCGCCGCCTCTACCGCGACCTGTCCACCGTCCGCACGGAGTTCCAGCGAGCCCTGACCGAACCGCCGCCCACGGGACGACGGGCGGCTGCCTGGTGGCCGTTGGTCGTGGCGGTGGAACGCATCGTGGACGCGACGACAGCGGCGAGGGTGCGGGTACGGCACGGGGCCGCACCGCCGTCACCGCCCGAGGTGGACCAGGTCGCCCTTCAGCTCCGGGAGCTGGCCGACGGCTTGCGGAAGGCGGAGACCCTCTATGCCGTCCGCACGGACCTCACCGGCCCTGCGGGCAGCGTTCTGGAGCCGCTACGGCAAGAGGTGGCGACCGCACGGGCGATCACCGCGTCTCCCTGA
- a CDS encoding SH3 domain-containing protein yields the protein MRTTTALRTLAVAMSTGATLAVTAVGTFAAAAPPTYADGHGGHGGGGPIWGTIVSRTALNVRAEPTTHSVVVDRLSPGSQDRVECMVRGQSVNGNPYWYWFTGAQGWVSADFVDTGGRPVPACADPCPQWKNDNWSNADWNDPSWNSGSDSWAASGSVSWSVSGSWSWSAAGSSSDVWDWIPGVR from the coding sequence ATGCGCACCACTACGGCCCTGCGGACCCTGGCCGTGGCCATGTCCACCGGCGCGACGCTCGCCGTCACCGCGGTGGGCACGTTCGCTGCGGCAGCCCCGCCCACCTACGCCGACGGCCACGGTGGCCACGGTGGCGGCGGTCCGATCTGGGGCACCATCGTGTCCCGCACCGCGCTCAACGTGCGGGCCGAGCCCACCACCCACTCCGTCGTCGTCGACCGGCTCTCACCGGGCAGTCAGGACCGCGTCGAGTGCATGGTCCGCGGGCAGAGCGTCAACGGCAACCCGTACTGGTACTGGTTCACCGGCGCCCAGGGCTGGGTCAGCGCCGACTTCGTCGACACCGGCGGACGTCCCGTGCCGGCCTGTGCCGACCCGTGCCCGCAGTGGAAGAACGACAACTGGAGCAACGCCGACTGGAACGACCCGAGCTGGAACTCCGGTTCCGACTCCTGGGCAGCCTCCGGCTCCGTCTCCTGGAGCGTTTCCGGCTCCTGGAGCTGGAGCGCGGCCGGATCCTCGTCGGACGTCTGGGACTGGATCCCGGGCGTCCGGTGA
- a CDS encoding PIN domain nuclease: MSDISYLVDTSAAVRLLSSDAYDEQWGQVLDNGLAALCDLTELELLFSARGRADREGIQQELRQLFSWALMPDGIYQRAREVQQLLTDDGEHRSAGPVDLLLAATAELSGLTLLHHDRDFETVAGRTGQSTAWLAEPDS, encoded by the coding sequence GTGAGCGACATCTCGTATCTGGTCGACACCTCGGCCGCGGTGCGCCTCCTCAGCAGCGACGCGTACGACGAACAGTGGGGGCAGGTGCTCGACAACGGGCTGGCCGCGCTCTGTGATCTGACCGAATTGGAGCTCCTGTTCTCCGCACGCGGACGAGCGGACCGCGAAGGCATTCAGCAGGAGCTGCGGCAACTGTTCAGCTGGGCCCTCATGCCCGACGGCATCTATCAGCGCGCCCGCGAGGTTCAGCAGCTTCTCACCGACGACGGGGAGCACCGCTCGGCCGGACCGGTCGACCTGCTCCTCGCCGCCACGGCCGAGCTGTCCGGGCTGACGCTCCTCCACCACGACCGGGACTTCGAGACGGTCGCCGGGCGGACGGGGCAGTCGACGGCCTGGCTGGCCGAGCCCGACTCCTGA
- a CDS encoding type II toxin-antitoxin system VapB family antitoxin: MSKLLIEVDDEALAEAQLLLGTKTKKDTVNTALLEVAKRRSRAIALAKLRERGARGDFDILLDKRNYRR, translated from the coding sequence ATGTCGAAGCTGCTCATCGAGGTCGACGACGAGGCTCTGGCGGAAGCCCAGCTCCTGCTCGGCACGAAGACCAAGAAGGACACCGTCAACACCGCGCTGCTGGAAGTCGCCAAGCGGCGCAGCCGGGCCATAGCGCTGGCCAAGCTCCGTGAGAGGGGGGCGCGCGGCGACTTCGACATCCTCCTGGACAAGAGGAACTACCGCCGGTGA